The Virgibacillus dokdonensis genome includes a window with the following:
- a CDS encoding NAD(P)/FAD-dependent oxidoreductase produces MSLNKPKIVVLGAGYAGLTTTKRLMQKLSPEQAEIVLVNKHNYHYESTWLHEVAAGTINPNQARVIISDVINPNKVKLVVDAVTKIDKDNQRVILENSELDYDYLVVALGFESNDFGIKGMAEHAFAIEDIDSSRLISEHIEYQFAKYNSGESVDEHSLNILVGGAGFTGIELVGELAERVPQLCKKYDIDRNKVRIINVEAAPSILPMFDKELVEYAKKSLEDRGVEIKIGAPISECTEEGFIVGEDNELIKAGTIIWTGGVKGSSVLGNSGFELTKGKVNVDSDLRVSDEENIFVIGDCSWVWDHNADRPYPPTAQLAMQEADVVAANLVALLNNEPLTDFVFKSKGTVASLGHSDGIANVFNDNKLKGKAAAAMKKVVDNRSLYLIGGPKLVLKKGKFRPF; encoded by the coding sequence ATGAGTCTAAATAAACCCAAAATAGTGGTGTTGGGGGCGGGTTATGCAGGGCTAACAACAACAAAACGCCTTATGCAAAAATTGTCTCCTGAACAAGCAGAAATAGTATTAGTTAACAAACATAATTATCATTATGAATCTACTTGGTTACATGAGGTTGCTGCAGGAACGATTAATCCAAATCAAGCGCGCGTTATAATTAGTGATGTTATTAATCCAAATAAAGTAAAGCTTGTCGTTGATGCTGTAACAAAAATCGATAAGGATAACCAGCGTGTCATTTTAGAAAACAGTGAATTGGATTATGATTATCTTGTTGTTGCTCTTGGATTCGAATCAAATGATTTTGGAATTAAAGGTATGGCGGAGCACGCGTTCGCTATTGAAGATATTGATTCCAGCCGTCTAATTAGTGAACACATAGAATATCAATTTGCAAAATATAATTCAGGTGAAAGTGTTGATGAGCATAGCTTGAATATTTTGGTTGGTGGTGCTGGCTTTACAGGAATAGAATTAGTTGGGGAACTTGCAGAACGTGTCCCGCAATTATGTAAAAAATACGATATTGATCGTAATAAAGTAAGAATTATTAATGTAGAAGCGGCTCCATCTATTTTACCAATGTTTGATAAAGAGTTGGTTGAATATGCGAAGAAATCATTAGAAGATCGTGGCGTAGAAATTAAGATTGGCGCGCCAATTTCAGAATGTACAGAAGAAGGGTTTATTGTAGGGGAAGACAATGAACTGATTAAGGCTGGTACAATTATTTGGACAGGCGGCGTAAAAGGAAGTTCTGTGCTAGGAAACTCTGGCTTTGAACTTACGAAAGGAAAAGTAAATGTAGATAGTGACTTACGTGTGTCTGATGAGGAAAATATTTTTGTTATAGGTGACTGTTCTTGGGTTTGGGATCATAACGCAGATCGTCCGTATCCGCCAACTGCACAATTAGCTATGCAAGAAGCGGATGTTGTAGCTGCAAACTTGGTTGCTTTATTAAACAATGAGCCATTAACCGATTTTGTCTTTAAGAGTAAAGGAACAGTTGCGTCACTTGGCCATTCAGATGGAATCGCAAATGTGTTTAATGATAATAAACTTAAAGGAAAAGCAGCAGCTGCGATGAAGAAAGTAGTAGATAATCGTTCTCTATACCTTATAGGTGGACCTAAGCTAGTACTTAAAAAAGGAAAATTTCGTCCATTTTAA
- a CDS encoding VanW family protein, translated as MRLVACAFIFVLFLLPVEKVIANEVQSEQIKMKRVEIDQYALENVEKLFINELKLESLMKYLNEKVYHPPINAKLDRNGQVVSGKPGVTIDRNQFHIGFREAFYNKDIHEFQVPVKPIYPRVDKALLLEISQKQLGSYVTHFKQSNKERTTNIELAAKAIDSHVVFPGELFSFNTVVGERTEEKGYKRAPVIVKGELAEDIGGGICQVSSTLFNAVDLKGIEIVERYAHSKNVPYVPPGKDATVSWWGPDFSFKNKYNQPLLLRANVLDEKLVVRVYSSDIVEHFQKNFK; from the coding sequence ATGAGGTTAGTTGCTTGTGCGTTCATATTCGTATTGTTTTTATTACCAGTTGAGAAAGTTATAGCTAATGAAGTGCAATCAGAACAAATTAAGATGAAACGTGTAGAAATTGATCAATATGCGCTAGAAAACGTAGAAAAACTTTTTATAAATGAATTAAAATTGGAAAGTTTAATGAAATACTTAAATGAAAAAGTTTACCACCCTCCAATAAATGCAAAATTAGACCGTAATGGGCAGGTTGTATCTGGAAAACCGGGGGTTACCATAGATAGAAATCAGTTTCACATTGGATTTAGAGAAGCTTTTTATAATAAAGATATCCACGAATTTCAAGTTCCTGTAAAACCGATATACCCTCGTGTAGATAAAGCGCTATTACTCGAAATTAGTCAAAAACAATTAGGTAGTTATGTTACTCATTTTAAACAATCCAATAAGGAGAGAACCACGAATATTGAACTTGCTGCCAAAGCGATAGATAGTCATGTGGTGTTTCCTGGTGAGTTATTTTCATTTAATACAGTAGTAGGGGAGAGAACAGAGGAAAAAGGATATAAGCGCGCACCAGTTATTGTTAAAGGTGAATTGGCTGAAGATATTGGCGGGGGCATTTGTCAAGTATCGTCTACTTTATTTAATGCTGTTGATTTAAAGGGAATTGAAATTGTAGAAAGGTATGCTCATAGTAAAAATGTTCCCTATGTCCCGCCAGGAAAAGATGCAACTGTAAGTTGGTGGGGACCTGATTTCAGTTTTAAAAATAAGTATAATCAACCGCTTTTACTGCGAGCGAATGTGTTGGATGAGAAATTAGTTGTTCGTGTTTATTCCTCAGATATTGTTGAACATTTCCAGAAAAATTTTAAATAG
- a CDS encoding AMP-binding enzyme codes for MEQTEVRVINHKGEDVAPNGKEIGDIIVKGNGALQHAAHQQTLEDGWIFTGDRGTVDENGHIHVQEARKDIPHSTGAISTAYLEQTLQQHPSIQEVAVVPIPHKEKGEIAHAFVVLNEENTISEDSLLSFCKQHSENSYIIHISIVEELPKTASGKILKTELRNRL; via the coding sequence ATGGAACAAACGGAAGTCCGTGTAATTAATCATAAAGGGGAAGATGTAGCACCGAATGGGAAAGAAATTGGAGATATTATTGTCAAAGGAAATGGTGCCTTACAACATGCTGCACACCAGCAAACACTTGAAGATGGTTGGATTTTCACAGGTGATAGAGGGACAGTAGATGAAAATGGGCATATTCATGTACAAGAAGCAAGAAAAGACATTCCTCATTCCACAGGTGCTATATCTACAGCCTACTTAGAGCAAACTTTACAGCAACATCCATCCATACAGGAAGTGGCGGTTGTCCCTATACCGCATAAAGAAAAAGGGGAAATTGCACACGCTTTTGTCGTTTTAAACGAAGAAAACACCATATCCGAAGATAGCCTCCTTTCTTTTTGCAAGCAACATTCTGAAAATTCCTATATTATCCACATATCTATTGTAGAAGAATTGCCAAAAACAGCTAGTGGAAAAATTTTAAAAACAGAGCTAAGAAATAGGCTTTAA
- a CDS encoding IS4 family transposase — protein sequence MDNHTIKMVFKEYIHPLDTKVIQKMIDMEGVDKYAKKLDTIAYIRLFIYAQLKKSENLAVISQSVSRKKTVQRLVGIDSISKSQLSRKNRQIPHEIPEAILRHLIQKVQYTLGPVKAGKALLQLHLIDSSTISMCLSGYEWADFRETKAGIKMHTSIRLCNDTLSLDKMILTPARPADETQLDELIVYQLDVLHVFDRGYFNFAKFDAYSEKGIKFATRIKANTVVHVVEELLVDPSSPITRHAMVTIGNMKHPLQLIETTDSNGKPIRIVCNDAKRSAQEISDIYRNRWKIELFFKWIRQHLVITTLYGKSENAVYNQVYLAMITFCLIILMKNKIGFKGTLLEMLRWIKDGYDQSMATFILKVRKEPERESSGRRRWDNERIFAETLAQYETGDVLHLDDLTYDPFV from the coding sequence ATGGACAATCATACCATAAAAATGGTATTCAAGGAATACATTCATCCATTAGATACAAAAGTTATTCAAAAAATGATTGATATGGAAGGGGTAGACAAGTATGCGAAAAAGCTAGATACCATTGCCTATATTCGCTTATTTATTTACGCACAACTTAAAAAATCAGAAAATCTTGCAGTAATCAGTCAGTCTGTTTCACGCAAAAAAACGGTGCAGCGATTAGTAGGTATAGACAGTATCAGTAAGTCACAACTCTCGCGTAAGAATAGACAAATCCCACATGAAATACCAGAAGCTATTCTTCGTCATCTCATTCAAAAGGTACAGTATACACTAGGACCTGTGAAAGCAGGAAAGGCATTGCTTCAGCTGCATTTGATTGATTCATCGACTATTTCCATGTGTCTTAGTGGCTATGAATGGGCTGATTTTCGAGAAACAAAAGCCGGGATTAAAATGCACACTTCAATTAGGTTGTGCAATGATACGCTCTCGCTAGATAAGATGATTCTAACGCCAGCCCGACCAGCGGATGAGACACAGCTGGATGAATTAATTGTTTATCAGTTAGATGTGCTTCATGTATTCGATCGCGGGTACTTCAACTTTGCGAAGTTCGATGCCTATTCGGAAAAAGGAATAAAATTTGCAACGCGTATCAAAGCCAATACAGTGGTACACGTCGTGGAAGAGTTACTCGTGGATCCATCTTCTCCCATCACACGCCATGCCATGGTGACAATCGGAAACATGAAACATCCATTACAATTGATAGAGACAACAGATAGTAATGGCAAGCCTATTCGGATTGTGTGTAACGACGCCAAGCGCAGTGCGCAAGAAATCAGCGATATCTACCGAAACCGCTGGAAAATAGAGTTGTTTTTCAAATGGATCAGGCAACACTTGGTCATTACAACATTATATGGTAAGAGTGAAAATGCCGTTTATAATCAAGTCTATCTTGCAATGATTACCTTTTGCCTGATCATCCTAATGAAAAATAAAATAGGTTTCAAAGGAACCTTGCTGGAAATGTTGCGTTGGATAAAGGATGGTTACGATCAATCCATGGCAACCTTTATTTTGAAAGTACGTAAAGAACCAGAGCGAGAGTCCAGTGGACGACGAAGGTGGGACAATGAGCGAATTTTTGCAGAGACCCTAGCACAATATGAGACAGGAGACGTGTTACACTTAGATGATTTAACATACGATCCATTCGTTTAA